Proteins encoded within one genomic window of Edaphobacter lichenicola:
- a CDS encoding winged helix-turn-helix transcriptional regulator, with the protein MEALVNELIGRVADKWTMLILEVLTERGELRFTRLSELVPGISYKMLTQTLRLMEREGLISRTVHPVVPPRVEYKLTELGLSLGAAFCKVWMWAERHLEEIERARAAFDQVSGKIANRS; encoded by the coding sequence GTGGAGGCGTTGGTCAACGAACTGATCGGTCGTGTTGCCGACAAATGGACGATGCTGATCCTCGAAGTGCTTACTGAACGAGGAGAGCTACGTTTCACGCGGCTCAGCGAACTGGTGCCGGGAATCAGCTACAAAATGCTCACGCAAACCCTCCGTTTGATGGAACGCGAAGGACTGATCTCACGCACAGTGCACCCGGTCGTTCCTCCGAGAGTCGAGTACAAGCTCACAGAATTGGGTCTCAGCTTAGGCGCAGCCTTTTGCAAAGTGTGGATGTGGGCAGAGCGACACCTTGAAGAGATAGAGCGGGCACGCGCCGCTTTTGATCAAGTATCCGGGAAAATAGCAAACAGATCATAG
- a CDS encoding glycoside hydrolase family 30 protein encodes MPALSLRRVTTLLLAVACPLSAQTVRSYQSTPDLSSALEAQPALAFTAKSSASPLTITVNDSERFQTMDGFGASMTEGSAWLLHDRMSPAMSRDVMTKLFDPSSGIGLSFLRLPIGSTDLSLNHYSYDDMPAGQQDPELRHFSTEHEKDYVFPVMREALKLNPAITVMATPWSPPAWMKTHDSMVGGSLREDDMSAYAEYIVRSLQSFKKANIPVKYLTVQNEPLHETEDFPGTLMLADQQKRLIGRYLGPDLRHVGLQTQLLAYDHNWDHPEYPIEVLSDSAAAPFMAGSALHCYGGEPSGQSVVHDRFPDKGIWMTECSGGTWQKKAPLEVTAHLLIDSTRNWAKAVALWGIVLDTDHNPHAGGCGTCRGLVTLDTKQMSVSYTGDFYALAQASKFVHPGATRINSTSFKNEGLESVAFQDLDGSIVLLVLNDRSDTAKFDVNWNAKTFHAALPPGALATYIWSPKQ; translated from the coding sequence GTGCCCGCTCTCTCGCTTCGCCGTGTCACTACGCTTCTGCTTGCCGTAGCCTGCCCGCTGTCCGCACAAACCGTGCGCTCCTATCAGTCAACACCCGATCTCTCAAGCGCTCTTGAAGCACAGCCCGCTCTCGCCTTCACGGCCAAGAGCAGCGCATCACCACTTACGATCACCGTAAACGACAGCGAACGTTTTCAGACGATGGACGGCTTCGGCGCCTCCATGACGGAAGGCTCCGCATGGCTATTGCACGATCGAATGTCACCAGCTATGAGCCGCGATGTAATGACGAAGCTCTTCGACCCCTCCAGTGGCATCGGCCTCAGCTTCCTGCGCCTGCCCATCGGCTCGACCGATCTTTCGCTCAACCACTACAGCTATGACGACATGCCTGCAGGCCAACAGGACCCCGAACTGCGGCACTTCTCCACAGAGCATGAGAAAGACTATGTCTTCCCTGTGATGCGCGAGGCGCTGAAGCTCAATCCAGCCATCACAGTGATGGCGACGCCGTGGAGTCCACCCGCATGGATGAAGACGCACGATTCCATGGTCGGCGGCTCTCTTCGCGAAGACGACATGTCAGCGTATGCCGAGTACATCGTCCGGTCGCTCCAATCGTTTAAGAAAGCAAATATTCCGGTGAAGTACCTAACCGTACAGAACGAACCGCTGCATGAGACCGAAGACTTTCCCGGAACTCTCATGCTGGCGGACCAGCAGAAGCGCCTCATCGGCCGCTACCTCGGACCGGATCTCCGTCACGTCGGCCTGCAGACGCAGTTGCTCGCCTACGATCACAACTGGGACCATCCGGAGTATCCGATCGAAGTGCTCTCAGACTCTGCGGCAGCTCCGTTCATGGCTGGATCCGCACTGCACTGCTATGGAGGCGAGCCGAGTGGCCAGAGCGTCGTTCACGATCGGTTTCCAGACAAGGGTATCTGGATGACGGAGTGCTCCGGCGGCACGTGGCAGAAAAAAGCTCCGCTGGAAGTTACAGCTCATCTACTAATCGACTCTACCCGCAACTGGGCCAAGGCAGTGGCGCTTTGGGGTATCGTGCTTGATACAGACCACAACCCACACGCCGGCGGCTGCGGGACGTGCCGGGGATTGGTGACGCTCGATACGAAGCAGATGAGCGTCTCCTACACCGGTGACTTTTACGCGTTGGCGCAGGCAAGCAAGTTCGTCCATCCAGGAGCAACTCGGATCAACTCGACATCCTTCAAAAACGAGGGCCTGGAGAGCGTAGCCTTTCAAGATCTGGACGGATCGATCGTATTGTTGGTCCTGAACGATCGAAGCGACACAGCAAAGTTCGACGTGAACTGGAACGCAAAAACCTTCCACGCTGCTCTGCCACCAGGAGCGCTCGCAACCTACATCTGGTCTCCGAAACAGTAG
- a CDS encoding TonB-dependent receptor: MVLGLLAFCLPAIAQVTSGTILGSVQDTSGAIIPGAKVTATARNLGVTRTVTSSENGTFSLSNLPGATYHLTVTAKGFETLEKDGIILSSADKLNAGAFVLRVGAEATSVTVTADTGQLQIQANSGERSDLITGKQLNDIALNGRNVLDIIRVVPGVSGVGSFGASGTGGLTSYSVNGTRQNQHDFTVDGASNVDTGDNGGTQVTINTDAIAEVKVLTSNYQAEFGKAGGGSFVVTSRGGTNDFHGNAHYFHRNEGLNANDWVSDHNGTPKQLYRYNTFGYQIGGPILKDKLFFFFSNEFYRQLVPGSLDQYRTPSQLERQGDFSQSVDSSGNPIQIFNPATGTQFAGNKITQAALTPSQQASFAQVQKILALYPTPNVLNNNTYNRQDPLSSTHPRTEYIGRVDYQISPSERIFARYINNQDTQTGPMGSFGIQCLGSLQIAGGCTDKQPGWNLSVDLTSTLKPTLLNELTVGPSVYRSSITGVNGNITVGANDINLPLLFPVSGGTSIPDFGFSGNGQNYPFTYFGSTPWHQATTTITANDNLTWSLHSHTVKFGAFYQRARKDQISYGNSNGQFSFSNNCTGSLGCLNSSASNSGSPFASALLGSFSSFDQSSSRPTGYFRYNQVEFYAQDTWQVSPRLTLDYGVRFVYIPPQYDAKNQIALFTPSAYDPSQAVSIDTGGNIIPNSGNRLNGITYAANGTLPKGGWNSRGIMFEPRLGASYDIFGDNKGVLRGGFGISHDREQGNLIFNTVFGNPALVTTPTVPFSTIPEIPTAAQSNSGVLSGIYGADVSGQVPTVYSYSLGIQREILHETTLDVAYVGTQGRHLVTARDINTNPYGTTFSRAAQDPSQFPGGIVPAVEPNLPPEYAAAGYSFSGRYAYTQNFLSPYKGYGQMEYYKFDGTSNYNSLQVSVQRRFARGLTFGGVYTWSKTLTTSSADESFVDPFNPRKYSYGVASYDRPNIGAINYVYDLPSLAQRFNGPHWLGYITDGYQLSGLANIMSGQPVRNALFSPANQITGGSQYSKTPPLFVGVDHQGNLILPTIGQPNLGAPGSLRQGGMVTWDSSIFKNFPIGESGKGRSIQLRGEFFNVLNHPNILTRDYNANLTLPTYNGNGTFTPLSIAKDTNWGQPTAAFGAAGPGGPRVIQLAAKVYF, translated from the coding sequence ATGGTATTGGGCCTGCTGGCCTTCTGCCTGCCGGCAATCGCACAGGTCACATCGGGCACGATTCTCGGCTCCGTTCAGGATACATCGGGAGCCATCATCCCTGGCGCCAAGGTGACTGCAACCGCACGCAACCTGGGAGTTACACGCACGGTTACCTCCAGCGAGAACGGAACGTTCTCCCTCTCCAACCTGCCAGGAGCCACTTACCATCTGACGGTTACGGCCAAGGGGTTTGAGACGCTTGAAAAAGACGGCATCATCCTCAGCTCAGCCGACAAGCTGAATGCCGGTGCGTTTGTCTTGCGGGTCGGCGCCGAAGCTACCAGCGTCACAGTGACCGCAGACACTGGCCAACTTCAAATCCAGGCAAATTCTGGCGAGAGATCAGACCTCATTACCGGAAAGCAGCTTAACGACATTGCCCTCAACGGCCGCAACGTCCTCGACATCATTCGCGTCGTTCCGGGCGTCTCTGGGGTTGGATCCTTCGGCGCCTCAGGGACAGGCGGTCTCACCTCATACAGCGTCAATGGAACCCGGCAGAATCAGCATGACTTCACGGTGGATGGCGCTTCGAACGTCGATACCGGTGACAACGGCGGCACCCAGGTGACCATCAACACGGACGCCATCGCCGAAGTAAAGGTTCTCACCTCAAACTACCAGGCTGAGTTCGGCAAGGCAGGCGGCGGATCGTTTGTAGTCACCTCGCGCGGTGGAACCAACGACTTTCACGGCAACGCCCACTACTTCCACCGTAACGAAGGCTTGAACGCCAACGACTGGGTCAGCGATCACAACGGTACGCCGAAACAGCTTTACCGCTACAACACCTTCGGCTATCAGATCGGCGGACCGATCCTGAAGGACAAGCTCTTCTTCTTCTTCTCGAACGAGTTCTACCGTCAGCTCGTCCCGGGAAGCCTTGACCAGTATCGTACCCCGAGTCAGCTTGAACGCCAGGGCGACTTTTCGCAGAGCGTCGACAGTAGCGGCAACCCGATCCAGATCTTCAACCCGGCCACTGGAACGCAGTTTGCAGGAAACAAGATCACACAGGCGGCTCTAACGCCATCGCAGCAGGCTAGTTTCGCCCAGGTGCAGAAGATCCTGGCTCTCTATCCGACGCCAAACGTTCTCAATAACAACACCTACAACCGGCAGGATCCTCTCTCCTCAACGCATCCCCGTACCGAGTACATCGGCCGCGTAGACTACCAGATCTCTCCCTCCGAGCGTATATTCGCTCGCTACATCAACAATCAGGATACGCAGACCGGACCGATGGGCTCCTTCGGAATCCAGTGCCTCGGGTCGCTGCAGATCGCCGGTGGTTGCACCGATAAGCAACCAGGCTGGAACCTGTCGGTGGATCTTACCAGCACCTTGAAGCCTACTTTGCTCAACGAACTCACCGTGGGGCCGAGCGTCTATCGGTCCAGCATCACGGGTGTGAACGGCAACATCACGGTTGGCGCGAACGACATCAACCTCCCTCTGCTGTTTCCGGTCTCCGGAGGAACTTCGATTCCAGACTTTGGTTTCAGCGGCAACGGTCAGAACTATCCATTCACTTACTTCGGTTCGACGCCGTGGCATCAGGCAACGACGACGATCACAGCCAATGACAATCTGACATGGAGCCTGCACAGCCATACGGTAAAGTTCGGCGCCTTCTACCAGCGTGCTCGCAAAGACCAGATCAGCTACGGCAACTCCAACGGCCAGTTCAGTTTCAGTAACAACTGCACAGGCTCGCTGGGTTGCCTCAACTCCAGTGCCTCCAACAGCGGATCTCCCTTTGCTAGTGCCCTGCTTGGCTCGTTCTCCAGCTTCGACCAATCCAGCTCACGCCCCACTGGTTACTTCCGCTATAACCAGGTGGAGTTTTACGCACAGGACACCTGGCAGGTCTCGCCTCGCCTCACGCTCGACTATGGAGTCCGCTTCGTCTACATCCCACCGCAGTACGATGCTAAGAATCAGATCGCGCTCTTTACCCCATCAGCCTACGATCCATCCCAGGCAGTCTCGATCGACACCGGTGGCAACATCATTCCCAACTCTGGCAACCGACTCAATGGCATAACCTACGCTGCCAATGGAACGCTGCCGAAGGGCGGATGGAACAGCCGCGGCATCATGTTCGAGCCTCGTCTTGGAGCCTCTTACGACATCTTCGGCGATAACAAGGGTGTTCTGCGTGGGGGCTTCGGCATCTCGCACGATCGCGAACAGGGCAACCTGATCTTCAACACCGTCTTCGGCAACCCTGCTCTCGTCACTACCCCGACCGTCCCCTTCAGCACCATCCCGGAGATACCAACTGCTGCCCAGTCAAACTCCGGTGTGCTCAGCGGGATCTATGGCGCAGACGTGTCCGGTCAAGTTCCGACCGTGTACAGCTATAGCCTTGGCATTCAGCGCGAGATCCTCCATGAAACCACGCTCGATGTGGCTTATGTAGGGACACAAGGTCGTCACCTCGTCACAGCTCGTGACATCAACACCAACCCCTACGGCACAACCTTCAGCCGTGCCGCACAGGATCCAAGCCAGTTTCCCGGTGGCATCGTTCCGGCCGTCGAACCCAACCTTCCCCCCGAGTACGCCGCAGCCGGATATTCCTTCAGTGGACGTTACGCCTACACGCAGAACTTTCTCTCTCCGTATAAAGGTTACGGCCAGATGGAGTACTACAAGTTCGACGGCACCTCGAACTACAACTCGCTACAGGTCTCCGTGCAGCGGCGTTTTGCCCGCGGTCTCACCTTCGGTGGCGTCTACACCTGGTCCAAAACTCTTACCACCTCCAGCGCCGACGAGAGCTTCGTCGATCCTTTCAATCCGCGTAAATACAGCTACGGCGTCGCCAGCTACGACCGTCCCAACATCGGCGCGATCAACTACGTCTATGATCTTCCGAGCCTCGCCCAGCGCTTCAATGGACCTCACTGGCTCGGCTATATTACTGACGGCTACCAACTCTCCGGCCTCGCCAACATAATGAGCGGCCAGCCGGTTCGGAACGCGCTCTTCTCGCCTGCAAACCAGATCACCGGCGGCTCGCAGTACAGCAAAACACCCCCTCTGTTTGTAGGCGTGGATCACCAGGGCAATCTCATTCTGCCAACCATCGGCCAGCCGAACCTCGGAGCACCCGGCAGCCTGCGTCAAGGCGGCATGGTTACCTGGGACTCCTCCATCTTCAAAAACTTTCCCATCGGAGAGTCAGGCAAAGGACGTTCAATCCAGCTCCGCGGAGAGTTCTTCAACGTCCTCAACCATCCAAACATCCTGACACGCGACTACAACGCAAACCTCACGCTGCCAACCTACAACGGAAACGGAACTTTCACGCCGCTCTCCATCGCAAAGGACACCAACTGGGGTCAGCCCACCGCAGCCTTTGGTGCCGCCGGCCCCGGTGGTCCGCGCGTTATCCAGCTCGCCGCTAAGGTCTACTTCTAA
- a CDS encoding winged helix-turn-helix domain-containing protein yields MSNLKESGIRVEERRADFRVGEWTVQVELNSLTRDELVRHIEPKVMKVLLTLSAQQGRVVSKEELISTVWPDTFVGDDVLTRCISILRRITEDDPHTPHFIQTIPKVGYRLVAPVSELAVEVHDDAPTIQGSPIPTTEPAPVHPSQASSQQRRRIVGWTVAAGLIFGSLFAMWSYQKSRTRLTGASVSFRTIQLTSYAGEQIQPAFSPDGKQIAFVWISEDTASRRIYIKTIGTEEVKQLTSDTDEQFSPTWSPDGRQIAYLARSTEGLSLSVANVKSLALPRKLLIPQQPSHWEQGALSWAPSGKSLIYPDHSGTAPDSSIFLLDLQTFNTRSITTPPAGWEGDLNPAYSPDGRWIAFTRASETAVRDIYFMSTATGELHQLTHDHMNIDSLTWTADSSSIIFSSNRGGKYGLWKIGLKDKTPERLPVGTEDAYQPAVGPKPGDLAYTQGSAIWSILRLQQTSGKESSVQSDAVLTSTQQDSAPSLSPDGSFFAFQSRRSGNQEIWIASRAGDQLRQLTFMAGPLTGSPSWSNHGNKILFDSRPGGHSHIFCVAAAGGRPKQLTFGDANDITPRWSHDDQSIYFRSNRGDRWQLWRVSAVGGDPQPVTTGDGIVPQESPDGKWLYYTRGNEDGIWRVPPSGGAETQILAQPSAAYWGYWQVTSRGIFYLDRGSSSSAIRIFNPDTKVTSLYTMLREVPPVYSGLAVAQAGKVVLITDQHDAGRHITLIQAQ; encoded by the coding sequence ATGAGCAATTTGAAGGAAAGCGGAATCAGGGTGGAAGAACGCCGGGCAGATTTTAGGGTGGGGGAATGGACTGTTCAGGTAGAGCTCAACTCACTGACAAGGGATGAACTAGTACGCCACATCGAGCCCAAAGTGATGAAAGTGCTGCTTACACTTTCTGCTCAGCAGGGCAGGGTCGTCTCCAAAGAGGAACTGATCTCCACAGTCTGGCCCGACACCTTTGTCGGTGACGACGTCCTCACTCGATGTATCTCCATTCTGCGGCGAATCACAGAGGATGATCCTCATACTCCCCACTTCATCCAAACGATCCCAAAAGTTGGCTACAGACTGGTAGCTCCCGTCTCTGAGCTGGCCGTGGAAGTTCACGACGACGCACCCACGATCCAAGGTTCCCCCATCCCGACTACCGAACCTGCCCCGGTTCACCCCTCCCAAGCTTCCAGTCAGCAGCGGCGCCGGATTGTTGGGTGGACCGTCGCGGCGGGGCTGATCTTTGGCTCCCTTTTTGCAATGTGGTCCTACCAAAAAAGTAGAACTAGACTGACCGGGGCTTCCGTCTCCTTTCGGACAATCCAATTAACCTCTTACGCCGGGGAACAGATCCAACCCGCGTTCTCGCCAGACGGAAAGCAAATTGCATTCGTTTGGATCTCCGAGGACACCGCTTCTCGACGGATTTATATCAAGACCATTGGTACGGAAGAGGTAAAGCAACTCACCTCCGATACAGACGAGCAGTTCAGTCCGACCTGGTCACCGGACGGGAGGCAGATTGCTTATCTCGCGAGATCGACCGAGGGCCTCAGTCTCTCGGTTGCAAACGTCAAGTCGCTGGCGCTTCCCCGTAAACTATTAATCCCGCAACAGCCCAGCCACTGGGAGCAAGGTGCGCTTTCGTGGGCTCCCTCGGGCAAGTCGCTGATCTATCCGGACCATTCCGGTACCGCTCCAGACTCCTCTATTTTTCTGCTCGATCTGCAAACCTTCAACACCAGGTCCATCACGACGCCGCCCGCAGGTTGGGAGGGAGATCTGAATCCGGCGTATTCGCCCGACGGCAGATGGATTGCTTTTACGCGGGCAAGCGAAACCGCCGTCCGGGACATATATTTCATGTCCACGGCGACTGGCGAGTTGCACCAGCTGACGCACGATCACATGAACATCGACAGTCTCACCTGGACTGCGGATAGCTCCTCCATCATTTTCTCTTCCAACCGCGGGGGTAAGTACGGGCTTTGGAAGATCGGGCTGAAAGATAAGACACCGGAGCGTCTGCCCGTGGGCACCGAGGATGCCTATCAACCGGCGGTTGGACCGAAGCCAGGAGATCTTGCCTACACCCAGGGCTCCGCCATCTGGAGCATCCTGCGTCTCCAGCAAACTTCCGGCAAAGAGAGTTCGGTTCAGTCAGACGCCGTTCTGACCTCGACCCAGCAGGACTCAGCTCCATCTCTTTCGCCTGACGGAAGCTTCTTCGCCTTCCAGTCCAGACGCTCGGGGAACCAAGAGATATGGATCGCTTCGCGAGCGGGCGACCAACTTCGTCAACTGACTTTCATGGCCGGTCCGCTCACCGGCAGCCCTTCCTGGTCGAATCACGGCAACAAGATTCTCTTCGACTCGCGCCCTGGAGGCCACTCGCACATCTTCTGCGTCGCCGCTGCGGGCGGACGTCCAAAGCAGCTCACCTTTGGTGATGCGAACGATATTACTCCGCGATGGTCGCACGACGATCAGTCCATTTACTTCCGCTCCAACCGCGGCGACCGATGGCAGCTCTGGCGTGTTTCGGCAGTAGGAGGGGATCCGCAACCTGTGACCACTGGAGACGGAATCGTCCCGCAGGAGTCGCCTGATGGCAAATGGCTTTATTACACGCGCGGCAACGAGGATGGCATTTGGCGGGTGCCACCGTCGGGTGGAGCGGAGACACAAATTCTGGCGCAGCCATCTGCAGCTTATTGGGGATACTGGCAGGTTACGTCCAGGGGAATCTTCTATCTGGACCGCGGTTCCTCATCCAGCGCAATTCGCATCTTCAACCCCGATACAAAGGTGACATCCTTGTACACAATGCTCAGAGAAGTGCCTCCGGTATATTCTGGCCTCGCTGTCGCACAAGCAGGAAAGGTCGTCCTAATAACCGATCAGCACGATGCCGGAAGACACATCACCCTTATCCAGGCTCAGTGA
- a CDS encoding glycoside hydrolase family 3 C-terminal domain-containing protein, producing MLEQFTGTKPSPPPTPQETAEWIAKAKAAAADADLVVAVMGETANMSGEAASRASLNLPGIQEQMLESRCWCWQAGGARA from the coding sequence ATGTTGGAGCAGTTTACAGGTACGAAGCCTTCACCTCCACCTACTCCTCAAGAAACCGCCGAATGGATTGCCAAGGCCAAGGCAGCGGCCGCCGACGCTGACCTCGTCGTGGCCGTGATGGGTGAAACGGCGAATATGAGCGGTGAAGCGGCTTCTCGAGCTAGCCTCAATCTGCCAGGAATCCAGGAGCAGATGTTAGAAAGCCGCTGTTGGTGTTGGCAAGCCGGTGGTGCTCGTGCTTGA
- a CDS encoding glycoside hydrolase family 3 C-terminal domain-containing protein gives MVLPILEAKFDLGLFDHPYVDEASVDTVLNRPEGIALERKLAGRSMVLLRNENRTLPLSKDLKKVAVIGPLADASHDIEGGWTVEGLFGKGSKSHPVTVLAGIRNRLVVPMRKSRLSPGLSRRRSIPVCWSSLQVRSLHLHLLLKKPPNGLPRPRQRPPTLTSSWP, from the coding sequence ATGGTGTTGCCGATTCTGGAGGCGAAGTTTGATCTAGGACTCTTCGACCATCCCTACGTCGACGAAGCTAGTGTCGATACGGTCCTGAACCGACCCGAAGGTATCGCGCTCGAGCGCAAACTGGCAGGGCGTTCCATGGTGCTGCTTCGCAATGAGAACCGAACTCTTCCCCTGTCGAAGGATCTGAAAAAGGTTGCCGTTATTGGCCCTCTCGCAGATGCTTCCCATGACATCGAGGGCGGATGGACGGTGGAGGGTCTATTCGGAAAGGGGTCCAAGAGTCATCCGGTTACTGTGCTTGCCGGTATCAGGAATAGGCTGGTGGTGCCGATGCGCAAATCACGCTTGTCGCCGGGCCTCAGCCGTCGAAGGTCTATACCGGTATGTTGGAGCAGTTTACAGGTACGAAGCCTTCACCTCCACCTACTCCTCAAGAAACCGCCGAATGGATTGCCAAGGCCAAGGCAGCGGCCGCCGACGCTGACCTCGTCGTGGCCGTGA
- a CDS encoding acyltransferase family protein codes for MNNVSTLGQTGSAVQADRTSTGKEHFEVLDGLRGSAAILIVIFHVFNYSFGWDTPLSLMHHAYLAVDFFFGLSGFVVAYAYDDRWTRMSTLQFFRIRLIRLHPLVLVGATFGLLGYLLDPFGKGINHTSTPMLLLAYVTSLLLLPSPPVGGRQNESQALNGPAWSLMQEYLGNIAYALILRRLRALTLGIIFGVSGLLLLWVGNMKGSLDGGWGYPDIWMAPLRLTVSFVMGLWLYRIQGRIRRPKIGLLVLSILLVVIFQAPKFPNAGGLSFNGLYDAACVLFLFPLIIICGAHSDAGAGMMRLCKFSGRLSYPLYITHIPFVYIIANFAHTRHPAKSVLLTYIFLLLPFVIALAWLVLKYFDEPVRAWLTRRYGIKRAAA; via the coding sequence ATGAACAACGTATCAACTCTGGGGCAGACGGGCAGCGCAGTTCAAGCTGACCGGACCAGCACCGGGAAAGAACACTTTGAAGTGCTGGATGGATTGAGAGGGAGTGCGGCCATCTTGATCGTTATCTTTCACGTCTTCAACTACTCATTCGGCTGGGACACTCCTCTGAGCCTGATGCACCACGCCTACCTGGCAGTCGATTTCTTCTTCGGGCTCTCCGGTTTTGTCGTCGCCTATGCCTACGATGACCGATGGACTCGAATGTCTACCCTCCAATTCTTTCGCATCCGGCTCATTCGGCTTCATCCGCTGGTGCTGGTCGGCGCAACCTTTGGCCTTCTCGGCTATCTTCTCGATCCCTTCGGGAAGGGGATAAACCACACCTCAACGCCGATGTTACTGCTGGCCTATGTGACCTCACTTCTCTTGTTGCCTTCTCCGCCAGTTGGGGGCCGACAGAACGAAAGCCAGGCACTCAATGGGCCAGCGTGGTCCCTCATGCAGGAGTATCTCGGAAATATCGCGTACGCTCTGATTCTTCGCCGTCTGCGTGCGCTCACGCTTGGAATCATCTTCGGAGTTTCCGGGCTGCTGCTCCTATGGGTCGGGAATATGAAAGGCTCACTGGATGGGGGCTGGGGATACCCGGATATCTGGATGGCACCCCTTCGGTTGACCGTCTCTTTTGTGATGGGCCTTTGGCTGTACCGTATTCAGGGTCGCATCCGCCGTCCCAAAATTGGACTCCTGGTTCTTTCGATTCTTCTTGTGGTCATCTTTCAGGCGCCGAAGTTCCCCAACGCAGGCGGGCTTTCCTTCAATGGTCTCTACGATGCTGCGTGCGTGCTGTTCTTATTCCCGCTCATCATTATCTGTGGCGCGCACTCTGATGCTGGTGCGGGCATGATGAGGTTGTGCAAGTTCAGCGGCAGGCTCTCTTATCCTCTCTACATCACGCATATCCCATTCGTATATATCATTGCGAACTTCGCCCATACGAGACATCCAGCCAAGTCCGTGCTATTGACTTATATCTTCCTGCTTCTGCCATTCGTGATCGCTTTGGCATGGCTAGTTCTTAAGTATTTCGATGAGCCTGTTCGTGCGTGGCTGACCCGCCGCTACGGCATAAAGCGGGCAGCAGCATAA